A segment of the Lolium perenne isolate Kyuss_39 chromosome 3, Kyuss_2.0, whole genome shotgun sequence genome:
ccgaaaggttaagcatgaatcatatagatgatatgatgaacatgtggATGTtctccattgaaattacatcatctcacgtgatgatcggacttggtgtagttgatttggtttgtgtaatcactaagacaattcgagtaatattgttttgagtgggagttcacctagttaattttaaattaatagtaaactcaaatttccctaaacttagtctaaaattttgcaaatatgttgtagattatggcgACCCCTACCATCAATTTTAAtttgttcctagagaaagaaaagctgaaAAACAATGGAAGCAACTTTGCGGATTTGTTCCGCAACTTGAGAATTGTCCTCACTGCTGGACAACTTCTCTTTGTCATCGAAGCACCGCTGGGTGACCCACCTGCAGGAACATCCATCGATGAGGCTAAAGCTGTTTACCTCACTCGGAACACAATACTCcatagttcagtgtgccatcctctaCGGTTTAGAATCGGAGCTTCAGAAACGCTTTGAGAACCACGACCCTCATGATATAATCAGTGAGCTCAAAGTGATACTTGAAACTcgtgcggccgtggaaagctatgttGCTTCTAAAAAGTTCTTTAACTGTAAGATGGAAGAAGGCAActtcgttagtgagcacgtgctcaagatgtctgggcatgcgaagaaactccatGACATGGGAATAACGATTCCTAACGCCTTGGGGATTCAATGTGTTCTTTAATCACtgtcacctagttacaagaacttcatgatgaactacaacatgcagtgcatGAACAAgacgttacctgaactcttctcaatcctgaaaactgctgaagtggagataaagaaagagcaccaagtgttgatggtcaataagACCACCAAATTCAAGAAGGAGGGCAAGTCTAAGGAACATAGtaaattcaagaagggcggcaagaaagccgACGCGCCTCCTAAGAAACCCAAGACTGGCCCTAAACCTAATAcggtgtgctattactgcaaacAAGATGGACACTGGAAgcggaactgctcaaagtacctggtagatctgaagagcggcaacatcaaaaagaaaggtatatctgatatacatcttATTGATGTCTATATTACTAGTAATCGTAGTAGTTCCTAggaatttgatactggttcggttgctcatatttttaactcgaaacaggagctacagaataaacgaagactagcgAGGGACGAtgtgatgatgcgcgttggaaatggatccaaggtcgatgtgatcgccgtcggcacgctccctctacatctaccatcaggattagttttaaatctaaataattgttatttggtgcctgcgttgagcatgaacattatgtctagatcttgtttattgcaaagcggttattcattcaagtctgagaataatggttgttcgatttatatgaataatatcttttatggtcatgcacctgagatgaatggtttatttctgttaaatctcgatagtagtgatacacatatacatagcattgatgctaaacgaaagaaactgaatgataattctacatatatgtggcactgtcgtgttggtcatattggagtgaaatgcatgaagaaactccattccgatggactgcttcaatcacttgattttgaatcacttgataaatgcgaagcatgctaatgggaaaaatgactaagactccattctctggtattatggaacgagctacagacttgttggaaatcatacatactgatgtatgtggaccaatgagtgtagcatcgcgcagtggttatcgttatgttcttactttcacagatgatttgagtagatatgggtatatctacttgatgaaacataaatcggaaactttcgagaagtttaaggaattccaaagtgaagtagaaaatgaacgtaacaagaagattaaatttctacgttctggtcgtggaggtgaatatctgagttagtttggcatgcatttaaagaaatgcataATACTTTTAcatttgacaccgccgggaacaccatagcgcaatggtgtgtccgaacatcgtaatcgaactttattggatatggttcgatctatgatgtcgcTTACAGATTTACTGTTATCTTTTTAGAGTTATGTGTTAGAGACAACagtattcactttaaatagggcaccatctaaatccgttgaaacgataccgtatgaattgtggtttgGAAACAAACCTAAGTTgttgttccttaaagtttggggctgcaaagcttatgtaaagaagttacaacctgacaagctcgaacccaaagcggagaaatacgtcttcataggataccctaaagaaaaaattgggtatactttctatcacagatccgaaggtaaaatctttgttgccaagaacggatcctttcttgaaaaggagtttctctcgaaagaagtgactggaagaaaagtagaaatcgacgaggttactgaaccttctcttgaaaatcagagtagcgcaacaccggaagatgttcttgtgccgcctacaccaattagtgaggaagctaatgataatgatcatgaaacttcgaacgaagttACTACTGAACCTCGTAGGTCGACGAGGGTTCACAccactccagattggtatgatccttgtctaaatgtcatgattgtggacaacaatgatgatgaccctgcgacgtatgaggaagcaatgatgagcccaggttccaacaaatggcaagatgccatgaaatccgaaatgggatccatgtatgataatcaagtatggactttggtagacttacctgatagccgcaaggctgtcgagaataaatggatcttcaaaagaaaaatagatgttgatggtaatattactgtctataaagctcaacttgtcgcgaaagggttccgacaaattcaaagagttgactacgatggtactttctcacctgtagcgaagctaaagtctgtgaagatattgttagcaatagctgcatttttcgattatgaaatttggcagatggatgtcaaaacggagttccttaatggtgacattgaggaagagttgtatatggtacaacccaaaggttttgtcgatcataaaaatgctgacaaggtatgcaaacttcagcgttcaatctacggactgaagcaagcatcccggagttggaaccgacgctttgataaggtgatcaaagactttggatTTATACAAACCCATGGAGAGGCTTGTATTTACTAGAAAGTGAGTGTGAGCTCTATATCATttatgatattatatgtagatgacatattattgattggaaaTGATGTAGAACTTCTGagtagtgtaaaaggttatttgaataagtgtttttcaatgaaggaccttggagaagcagcgtatattttaggcatcaagatttatagagatagatcaagacgcctaatagggatttcacggagtacatacctggataagattctaaagaagtttagaatggatgaaagcaagaaagggttcttgcccatgttaccaggtaagaccttgagtaaaactcaaagtCCAGCTACGGTAGAAGAGAGAgaaaggatgaacaagatcccctatgcctcggccataggctctatcatgtatgtcatgttgtgtacaagaccggatatcgcacatgttgttagtttgaccagcagatatcaaagtgatccaggaatgaaaTACtgtacaacggtcaagaatatcctgaagtacttgaaaagaactaaggatatatttctttgttatggaggtgaccaagagcttgctgtaaccagttacaccgatgctagtTGAAACAGTGATCCGGATGACTCTTAAGTCTCAATCCGGATACttatttattttgaatggtgCATCAGTAAGCTGGAGGAGTGCTAAGCAAAGTgttgtggcgaaatcttcaaccggatcggagtacatagctgcttcggaggcttcatcagagGCGATATGGATGAAGTGTTTTATTaccgagcttggtgtggttcctagtgtgtTGGACCTGAtgaccatctattgtgacaacatgggtgccatagccaatgcacaggagccaaggtcacacaagaagctgaagcatataaagCTACATTTTCATtctattcgcgagtacatcgaagatggtgacttaaagatttgcaaagtacacactgatctgaatgtggcagaatcgttgactaaagctctccctagagtgaaacatgacctacaccagaatgccatgggtgttaggtatattactatgtaatctagattattgactctagtgcaagtgggagactgttggagatatgcccaagaggcaataataaagtggttattattatatctttgtgtttatgataatagtttgcatctcatgctataattgtattgaccagaaacattaatacatgtgtgttatgtaaacataaaagagtccctagtaagcctcttgttaaactagcttgttgattaatatatgatcatagtttcatgatcatgaacattggatgttattaataacaaggtcatatcattaggtgaatgatgtgatggacatacacccgtagtaagcgtagcatatgatcaattcatgtagttctttatgcttcaagctatattttgcatagtaacttaatcctttgaccatgagatcttgttaatcacctacaccggatggatgctttgatgacaccaaacactactgcgtaaattggttgttataaaggtggcattaactattcggaaagtataggtttgaggcacttgtatcaatagtgggatttgtccatcctactgacagatagatatactctgggccctctcggtggaatgatatttgattagcttgcaagcatgtgactggttcacaagggatatcatatcacggtacgagtaaatagtacttatcagtaatgaggttgaactaggtatggagataccgacgatcaaacttcggataagtaaaatatcgcgagacaaagggaattgttattttatgtgaatggttattTCAAtcacaaagtcatcgttgaatatgtgggagctattatggatctccaggtccctctattacttattgatcggagaggagtctcgatcatgtccgcatagttctcgaaccgtagggtgacacacttaaggtttgatgtcgttttaagtagatatggaatatggaatggagatcgaatattgttcggagtctcggatgggatccaggacatcacgaggagttccggaatggtccagagaataaggttcatatataggaagtcacttccaagtttggaaatgatccggtgggtTTATGGAAggagctagaatgttctagaaccttccggaataaatcaccatggaaggtggagtcccggctggactgcaccaaccctagccggccaccctaaggggaaggtggagtgcatggtggactccaccaccatggccggccatgagggaaggaaagggaggagtcccacttcccctaggtttcacttTTGGTAAGTTTtttagttggactcttattcgaatctttgggctaacccttggggttccacctatataatgagcgagagagggaggggggcggccaccacttgagccgcaccacccaagggcacccaaggcGGGCGCCCcaagagccccctctccccaaaccctagccgcccctccccccgtttctcccgcggtgcttaggcgaagccctgccggagatctccaccaccaccgccaccacgtcgtcgtgctgtcaggatttcgaggaggatctactacatccgatgcccgctggaacggggagaaggatgtcttcatcaacaccgaacgtatgaccgagtacggaggtgctgcccgactgtggcaccgtcaagatcttctacgcgcttttgcaagcggcaagtgatcgactacatcaaccacgagatttatctcgttaaggcTTAGCGATCtgcgagggtatgttgatcttcacctcgttgctaccatctactagattagatcttggcttgttattcgttcttgcggtaggaatttttttgttttctatgctacgaaaacCTACAGATGGAAAGGTTCCACATACAATGGTTGAGAAATTGTCCATGTTAGGTAGcctagtatttttgaaaaatgtgttggtaccgatgtgaaactttaatttggtggttgcttcacaaaacaccccgaTTTTGGCACCTAAAAATGGAAAATTgttttttcgtgcgatgaaaaggAAGATTTCCTCATGCaacatcgtaagacatcccaagatgcaTATGTCTGCATaatatgggcacattatcacaaactatgcaaCGATTCGAGCCATAACATTGGTTGTTCGGCTTGAAAGCCATGAAACATCATACATGATAGATCATTTTTAAGAACGTTTTTTTAGATATTTGCAATATTCCAAGTTTGATAtttttccaagatagatcttatttttctaatttttttgatatattatttatatttttctgaattataataatttagttatgatttttttttgaagatTAATGTGGTAAAATGGAAAATAGCTATGCCGACGGAAAAGCCGTCGGCACATGCCTCAAGCTGTTACCTCGCCGTCATGGTGGAGAGGTTGTGCCGACGGCCGAAACTATGCCGAcggttgccgtcggcacagaccttCCTGTGCCGATGTCTTTTCTGCACCGACAGCTTGCCTGCTGGCCTAGCCGGAACATGCCCTCTATCGACGGTCCCGATAATTTGCCATCGGCACAGGATATGGCCGTCGGCACCGTGGCGCGTTCCCATAGTGAAGGGTGCGATTTGGTTTCGCGGGAGAAGGAAAGGGGGTGCGATTTGGTTTTGCGAGAGAAGGAAAGGGGAGATGCCGATCGAGGGGATCCCAGCATAAAAAGGAGGCATGGGAGAGTGATTCGACTACCGCCGGCCAGGCACTATTAAGGAAGTAACGGATAACGGAAGGGAGATGGGCAGAGCTTCCTCACCATGATTCCTATCATTAACCACCTGCTTCTCTGCATATTGCTTCACATCGGAGGGAGAGGCTTCAGGGTGCCGAGGACATGTCCCCTTGCAACTGCGCAGCACACTCCTTGTTCACGATAAATCATCAAAACGGTATGCTGTGATGGCCGTTAAACCCTTTCAGGGTCCAGGTAATATGGTGTGGCCTAACACAATTTTGGGAGTAGCAGCCCTAGAATGAAAACATGTCGGTAGAACGAAAACAGAACTTTTTAACAGGATCGATCAGTAACAAAGCATAACGTTTCGCTAAGGATGCTTCTCCAGGAGCAGTAAGAGCGCTTCAAATCGTTATATCGTCCAATTGGACGGTCCAGAAAGTTAAATCATTGTCGAGAGGCCTTAGTAGTTGTTACTTCATGTACGAGTTGTGTTGTGATTGGTTGTTTTTGATAGATCCATTTGGCGCGTtcaaaaataacaatttattatacTCTTGCAAATTTTCATGAGCTGCAAATGATTATCCAGCTGCATATGGGACAATGATTTTAAGTGTGGACTAGAAGAGCTAGCAACTTGCTGGGAGCGGCGTTTGTTCCTGCGCATAGATCGAACCTTCATTTGCTTTGTGATTATGAATTGCGAGAATCTTTGCATGTAGTTTACCTCACATTAGTACTCTCTCCTTTATTTTTTAATACATTGATTTAATttctagtactccctccgattcatattacttgtcattaatatagatgtatctagaactaaaatgtatctagatacatctatactagtgtcaactaatatggatcggagggagtattaaatttTAAATAGCCATATTTGTTGGAGTATACATCAGATTAATATTCCGGTTGAATATGTGTATTTATTTCCATTATAAATTTTAAACATGCCTAAAAGGAGTTCATTTCAATAAAATTTAAAATTTCAATTCTGAAACACATTTAAACATAATGATACACAATAAAACTTAGTGAAACAAGATACAAAAAATTAAGTCCCGGAATAGACTATAAGATGATTGTAAAAAATATTCTAACTCGTATGAACCGAGTTTGAAACCGAGTGAAATAGCATGTTTTAAAGAATTTTTGTTAACAAGTATCAACATGTTTCATCAACTTTCAAAAATTGGATTTAAGAATTTGTTAAAAATTATTCAATATTAGTCTCATTTCAGAGCTGCCTTCAATAGAAACCTATATATTCAAACAGATGATAAATTGAATTTTTGGTTAAAACCCAATTAGGTTTTAAGTTTTTACTAGATTCAATAATGTAAAGGAAGAGGTAATCTATCTCACATAAACAACTACTAGTAGTAGATAGAGAGGTGAGAGAAGGTGGGGCCATGCCAGGTGTCCGGATAGAGATGCATTTCTGTCAACTTGTTTGTTTTTTCTGTGCCCATCTGAGTCGTCGATAGTAGCTTTGCTTATTTGTTTAGTGATCTCCCGTCTGTGTATGATTATTGATCTCTGGCTCGACCTCAGCTCAGCACAAAGGAAAAATGGGTGTGGGTGAGGAGGTGAAGGTGGTGGAGTCGTTCGTGGTGAGTCCTTCCAGGGAAACGCCGAGGAAAAGCCTGCCGCTTTCCCCACTCGATCTCGTGCTGGCCAACAGAGGCCACACTCCTCTTGTGTTCTTCTACCGCTCCTGCGCCGCCGCCGACTCCGAGGACGACATCTTCTTCGACGTGGCTAGGCTGAAGGCGGCCATGGCCACGGCTCTCGTGTCCTTCTACCCCTTGGCATGCCGTCTCGGCGTGGACGGCGACGGCCGGGCGCAGATCGACTGTGCCGAGCAGGGCTTGCCCTTTTTCGTCGCTCAGTCCGACCTCACGCTGGACAACTTCATCAACTTCAAGCCCTCGCCGGAGCTACGGAGGCTCTTTGTTCCACGACTGGACGACTCGCCGTCCGTCGTGTGCGCTATCCAGGTTACCTTCTTGAGGTGTGGCGGGGCAGCCTTAGGGGTAGCGGTGCACCACGCCGTCGTCGACGGCATCAGCACGTGCCACTTCCTTCGGACGTgggccgccttctcctccggggacggcgctgcggcggcggcgctggagcccCCGTGCCACGACCGCACCCTCCTCCGCGCTCGTTCACCGCCGATTGTCCACCCCGACGCTCTCTCCGTCTTCTGCCCGAAGCTAAGTCCATCTCAGTCTGATACTATGCCGGACGCCGTGGTCAACGAGATTTTCACCATCTCCATGGACCAAGTTGCGGCTCTTAAGCGTTCCTGCAGCTTTGGCCGCGGCGACATCAGCACCTTCTGCGCCATGAGCGCCCTTGTGTGGCGGTGCGTGTGCGCCGCCCGCCGGCTGCAGCCTGACGCCATGACGCGCCTCACCTTCCAGGCTAACGTCCGACGGAGGCTGAGGCCGCCGATCCCGGACAGCTACTTCGGCAACGGGATTATCATGCTTTGCGCCACCGGCAAGGTGCGGGACATTGCCTCGGAGTCGGAGGAGCAGCTGGCCTCCGTCGCTGGCCGGATCGGAGGCGCCATCCGCCGTATGAACGATGAGCTTGTGCGTTCGGCGATCGactacatggagctggacatggccGCCGGCCTGCTGGCTACGCCTGCGGGGGGGATGTCCGAGACTGAGCTGACGGTGGTCAGCTGGCTAGGCATGCCGTTCTACGACGTGGATTTTGGGTGGGGAAAGCCTCTGGTGATGCATCGCGCCGTGCAGCAGCGGGCCGGGCTCGTCTACCTCATGGACGGCGCCGGCGGCAGCGTGCGCGTCCTTGCCTCCATGGAGCCTGCGACTCTCAACGACTTCCGGCGCCTGCTATATGGCAACACAGCCAAGCTCTAGCGCACCCTGCTATGTTTAATCGTGTTTCAAATAAGCTCGTTTTGTTATCAGGTGGTGGAACATTACCTGGGCCTTGATGTTCGTGGAACAAAAGATTCTCAGATTATAATGCCCGTGTTGCTAGGGGGCAATAACTAAACGTACTTTCTCTGTCTTAACTCTTAAAATAAACAGATTTACTAATTCTCAGTAGAGCTCAGTAGAATTATAAGCGGAGATTCGTGCAAATTTTGTTTATTTCTCATTGCGTTATTTTGCGCGGTCATTAAATAATTATGGGCCAGCTCAATAAAATCGCAGGTATCAAACCAGCGACCTCCAGCATATGTGGCGACTACTCAAGCCATCAGACCAACTACCTTATTTGGTACTGTAGGTGTTTGAGGAAAATTTATCATAATATAGGAAGTCTTGCATTTTTTGTAGGAATTTTTTGCTTTTTTATTTTGTTCATAATATATGAAGTTTTTTGAGACAGATTAATGATTTTTTTTGCTCAACTGAGTAACTTTTTTCATTTGCAAGTGGAGGTGCAACTGATATTTTTTTGGAGTTGCAAGTGGAGTTAGAATTGAGATTTTCTAGTAGAAAATCGATATTTGACTCAGTTGAGTGTAATTGTAAGTTGCAAGTGTGGTTGCAATTGGTTTTTTTTTCCCAGCTGCAGATGTAGTTGCAACTAGGATTTTCTCCAATTGCAAGAGTGGTTACAATTGAGACTTTCTCTAGTTGCAAGAGTGGTTGCAAGTGAGACTTTCTCCAGTTACAAGAGTCTCAAACATTAAAGCAGGCCAACAAAAATTATTCCCAAATTCTAGCACGTTGTTCAATATACTATGTAACAGAGGAAGATCAAACCATGGAATACTGCTCGAATGCAAGAAGAGAATACATGATGGCCAATTTTGAGATCTGCTTTACAAGTTTGACTTGACAATGTCAtgtaataagcatgttgggttggGCCGTGCACATAACTCTGAAGCGGAAATTTCTTACTAGTAGGATATTGAAATTATATTCCCGCGTTCGTTCCACCGGAGAACTTTGTTCCGATTTCATTTCTGTTTTCGTCAAAATAAATTTATTTCTGTTTTCGTTATGCAAAATTTCGTTTCATTTTCCATTTCTATTCCATTTTCCTTTTTCACGGATAAGCTGGAAACTTTCTGCTCCACTTTCAGTCATAGTAAAATGCACATGAAGGCTGAAATATGTCCAAAAGTTACAGCAGTACCCAACTCCAAATAGTAGTCTTAAGCAACACAAAAGGAACTTCTAGCTGGCATGTGGTGTCGAAATTCAAGTACCACTCAACATATATCTTGTAGTGGCATATTTGTCTACACAAAAACACATGACGATCCCACGCAACAATCCTTTGAGATCCAACGTCTTAGCTAAATTTCCAATCGCAGTACTTGTCAAGGCATTAACGCAAACAAGCTGTGGGCACCAGACAGCACCAGAACGGAAGCAGATGATAGATGATTTttcgataaagaaaatatattaatattaaaagATACAAATTACACACAGTCTCTGCAACAACGTTCCATCCTAATGGCAGCACGGATGCACACATccaaaaaagagtaaagaaaactaagaaataaatgtcccgctacagccttctagacctagcaacagcaatacaaccaccaccatgacaacacatgaagtaagactctccaaaagcgacgcctccaagaaggaaacagtacaccagcgccgtcgtcgcccgaccaaaggtcttaggatttccccctgaagatagtccccactctcaaaacaatgcctccaacaaaaacattgccaggcacaaccagttaaggccagactttgggttttcac
Coding sequences within it:
- the LOC127345803 gene encoding hydroxycinnamoyltransferase 4 yields the protein MGVGEEVKVVESFVVSPSRETPRKSLPLSPLDLVLANRGHTPLVFFYRSCAAADSEDDIFFDVARLKAAMATALVSFYPLACRLGVDGDGRAQIDCAEQGLPFFVAQSDLTLDNFINFKPSPELRRLFVPRLDDSPSVVCAIQVTFLRCGGAALGVAVHHAVVDGISTCHFLRTWAAFSSGDGAAAAALEPPCHDRTLLRARSPPIVHPDALSVFCPKLSPSQSDTMPDAVVNEIFTISMDQVAALKRSCSFGRGDISTFCAMSALVWRCVCAARRLQPDAMTRLTFQANVRRRLRPPIPDSYFGNGIIMLCATGKVRDIASESEEQLASVAGRIGGAIRRMNDELVRSAIDYMELDMAAGLLATPAGGMSETELTVVSWLGMPFYDVDFGWGKPLVMHRAVQQRAGLVYLMDGAGGSVRVLASMEPATLNDFRRLLYGNTAKL